In one Corallococcus sp. EGB genomic region, the following are encoded:
- a CDS encoding sensor histidine kinase, whose product MTLGLGPLVIASVAYLGALFLVAYAAEKGRISSRITQHPLTYALALGVYATSWSYFGSVGYAARHGFRYLGIYLGLTLACLLAPVLWRPLLRLTRELQLTSLADLLAFRYPGQVTGTAVTLFALAGSLPYLALQIRAVVESARLLSPAAAPALVGPGFCGVLIVFSLLFGARHPAPRERHEGLMLAIAFESGVKLLALLIVAGWCVMSVFGGLGGLDAWLTRHPEAVEALQRPARDASWAPLLVLSTIAAFLTPRQYHVAFTEAPERDGLATVAWAFPLLMLLINVAVPVLLWSGEALGLPWPADFHVLSVPAAKGAPLLALIAFLGGVSAASAMVIVTTLALAPMCLTHLVLPLGTARGRDDLYGWLLWARRVLIAAVILAGYGFFRLLDTRTTGLVDLGLVSFVATAQFAPGVLGLLTWPKATRAGLLAGLFAGGTTWALTLLAPLWEPPSLVAWTNQLSVKLGFSAEEPWGFATFTSLALNGLCFVAVSLTTRQSAEEREAARVCAREAPGLAEGSVAASSPDEFRRQLEPVLGAQVAAAEVDRAREALELSPDERRPAELRRLRDGVERNLSGLIGPVLARLAVGEALRLDPGARTALADQLRFVEERLRDARDMRGPLRELEVVRRYLYRILEDLPLGVCAMGPDGEVVIWNAALEALSGVPMDSARGQPLARLPEPWGPLFSELARAPSGDDEARVTVGGRPRSLRLHRSRLAPAEGAGGGETGMTFLVEDWTERKAVDARLAHQDRLASLGRVAAGVAHEIGNPLTAIASISQNLKYELEDPEAVRERVGLILQQCRRIDAIVRALVGFGHAGTVGGESRPFTRVAVGPLLAEAAQLARLSRKARDVACTHQSPEGLDVRGDAQRLEQVLVNLLTNAIDASPAGSRVELWAEASGDQVRIQVEDRGHGIAPELSQRIFEPFFTTKQPGEGTGLGLPLVEGIVREHGGALRIEGRQGGGTRVTLTLPRAETLKQEASA is encoded by the coding sequence ATGACGCTGGGGCTGGGCCCGCTCGTCATCGCCTCCGTGGCCTACCTGGGCGCGCTGTTCCTGGTGGCCTACGCGGCGGAGAAGGGCCGCATCTCCTCCCGCATCACCCAGCACCCGCTGACGTACGCGCTGGCCCTGGGCGTGTACGCCACGTCCTGGTCCTACTTCGGCAGCGTGGGCTACGCGGCCCGCCACGGCTTCCGCTACCTGGGCATCTACCTGGGCCTCACGCTCGCGTGCCTGCTGGCCCCCGTGCTGTGGCGCCCGCTGCTCAGGCTGACGCGCGAGCTGCAGCTCACGTCGCTCGCGGACCTGCTCGCCTTCCGCTACCCCGGCCAGGTGACGGGCACGGCGGTGACGCTGTTCGCGCTGGCCGGCAGCCTGCCCTACCTGGCGCTCCAGATTCGCGCCGTCGTGGAGTCCGCGCGCCTCTTGAGCCCCGCCGCGGCCCCCGCGCTGGTGGGGCCGGGCTTCTGCGGCGTGCTCATCGTCTTCTCCCTCCTCTTCGGCGCGCGCCACCCCGCTCCGCGCGAACGGCATGAAGGGCTGATGCTGGCCATCGCCTTCGAGTCCGGCGTGAAGCTGCTGGCGCTGCTCATCGTCGCGGGCTGGTGCGTGATGTCCGTCTTCGGCGGCCTGGGCGGGCTCGATGCCTGGCTCACCCGCCACCCGGAGGCGGTGGAGGCGCTCCAGCGCCCCGCGCGCGACGCGTCCTGGGCGCCGCTCCTGGTGCTCTCCACCATCGCCGCCTTCCTCACGCCGCGGCAGTACCACGTGGCCTTCACCGAGGCGCCGGAGCGCGACGGGCTGGCCACCGTCGCGTGGGCCTTCCCGCTGCTGATGCTGCTCATCAACGTGGCGGTGCCCGTGCTGCTGTGGTCCGGCGAGGCGCTGGGCCTGCCCTGGCCCGCGGACTTCCACGTCCTCTCCGTGCCCGCCGCGAAGGGCGCGCCGCTGCTGGCGCTCATCGCCTTCCTGGGCGGCGTGTCCGCGGCGAGCGCGATGGTCATCGTCACCACGCTGGCGCTCGCGCCCATGTGCCTCACGCACCTGGTGCTGCCGCTGGGCACCGCGCGCGGGCGGGACGACCTCTACGGGTGGCTCTTGTGGGCCCGGCGCGTGCTCATCGCCGCCGTCATCCTCGCGGGCTACGGCTTCTTCCGGCTGCTGGACACGCGCACGACGGGCCTGGTGGACCTGGGGCTCGTGTCCTTCGTGGCCACCGCGCAGTTCGCGCCGGGCGTGCTGGGGCTCCTGACCTGGCCCAAGGCCACGCGCGCGGGGCTGCTCGCGGGGCTCTTCGCGGGCGGCACGACGTGGGCCCTCACGCTGCTGGCCCCGCTGTGGGAGCCCCCCTCGCTGGTGGCGTGGACCAACCAGCTCTCCGTGAAGCTGGGCTTCAGCGCGGAAGAGCCCTGGGGCTTCGCCACCTTCACCTCGCTGGCGCTCAACGGGCTGTGCTTCGTGGCGGTGTCGCTCACCACGCGCCAGTCCGCGGAGGAGCGGGAGGCCGCGCGGGTGTGCGCGCGCGAGGCGCCGGGGCTCGCGGAGGGCAGCGTGGCGGCCAGCTCGCCCGACGAGTTCCGCCGGCAGCTGGAGCCCGTGCTGGGCGCGCAGGTGGCCGCCGCGGAGGTGGACCGCGCCCGCGAGGCGCTGGAGCTGTCCCCCGACGAGCGCCGCCCCGCGGAGCTGCGCCGCCTGCGCGACGGCGTGGAGCGCAACCTCTCCGGCCTCATCGGTCCGGTGCTGGCGCGGCTCGCGGTGGGGGAAGCGCTGCGGCTGGACCCGGGCGCGCGCACGGCCCTGGCGGATCAGCTGCGCTTCGTGGAGGAGCGGCTGCGCGACGCGCGCGACATGCGCGGCCCCTTGCGCGAGCTGGAGGTCGTGCGCCGCTACCTCTACCGCATCCTGGAGGACCTGCCCCTGGGCGTGTGCGCCATGGGCCCGGACGGCGAGGTCGTCATCTGGAACGCCGCGCTGGAGGCGCTGTCCGGCGTGCCCATGGACTCCGCGCGGGGGCAGCCGCTCGCCCGGCTACCGGAGCCCTGGGGGCCCCTGTTCTCGGAGCTCGCGCGGGCCCCCAGCGGCGACGACGAGGCGCGCGTCACGGTGGGCGGCAGGCCCCGCTCGCTGCGGCTGCACCGCTCGCGGCTGGCGCCCGCGGAGGGGGCCGGCGGCGGGGAGACGGGCATGACGTTCCTGGTGGAGGACTGGACGGAGCGCAAGGCGGTGGACGCGCGGCTCGCGCACCAGGACCGGCTCGCGTCGCTGGGCCGCGTGGCCGCGGGCGTGGCGCATGAGATTGGCAACCCGCTCACCGCCATCGCCAGCATCAGCCAGAACCTCAAGTACGAGCTGGAGGATCCGGAGGCCGTGCGCGAGCGCGTGGGGCTCATCCTCCAGCAGTGCCGCCGCATCGACGCCATCGTCCGGGCGCTCGTGGGCTTCGGCCACGCGGGCACCGTGGGCGGCGAGTCCCGGCCCTTCACGCGCGTGGCGGTGGGCCCGCTGCTCGCGGAGGCCGCGCAGCTGGCCCGGCTGTCGCGCAAGGCACGCGACGTGGCCTGCACGCACCAGAGTCCAGAAGGGCTGGACGTGCGCGGGGACGCGCAGCGGCTGGAGCAGGTGCTGGTGAACCTCTTGACCAACGCCATCGACGCGTCGCCCGCGGGCTCGCGCGTGGAGCTGTGGGCGGAAGCCTCGGGAGACCAGGTGCGCATCCAGGTGGAGGACCGGGGGCACGGCATCGCCCCGGAGCTGTCGCAACGCATCTTCGAGCCGTTCTTCACCACCAAGCAGCCCGGCGAAGGCACCGGCCTGGGCCTCCCCCTGGTGGAGGGCATCGTGCGCGAGCACGGCGGCGCGCTGCGCATCGAGGGCCGCCAGGGCGGCGGCACCCGCGTGACGCTCACCCTGCCCCGCGCGGAAACGCTGAAGCAGGAGGCCTCCGCATGA
- a CDS encoding sigma-54 dependent transcriptional regulator, with product MSRILVIEDEPIIRTELRRLLTRAGHDVAEAGAVPEAAAGHALDAFDLVISDLRLPGPPGTDIIALCPGVPVLIMTSFATVKSAVDAMKLGAVDYIAKPFDHDELLLQVERVLREGRLTRQNAALKREVEQTWYPGGMVGNSPAMRDVFERVRKVAPSAATVLVLGESGTGKELVARAVHAQSPRAEGPLVAVNCAAIPEGLLESELFGHEKGAFTGAQAAHAGLVEAAHGGTLFLDEIGELPAPAQARLLRMLQDGEVRRVGATRSRKVDVRILAATHRDLPRRVQEGLFRQDLYFRLRVVEIRLPPLRERGEDVPALAKHLLERASRRIGRPPASLSPDALAAIAQHPWPGNVRELENAIERAVILADGPLITADLLALEPPGGPGADSGPPALEETDFPPVPASEDPRSPDSMEEYFRRFVLEHQDRMGETELARRLGISRKTLWEKRQRLGIPRTRA from the coding sequence ATGAGCCGCATCCTGGTCATCGAGGACGAACCCATCATCCGCACGGAGCTGCGACGGCTGCTCACCCGCGCGGGCCACGACGTGGCGGAAGCGGGCGCCGTGCCGGAGGCCGCCGCCGGGCACGCGCTCGACGCCTTCGACCTGGTCATCTCCGACTTGCGGCTGCCCGGGCCGCCGGGCACGGACATCATCGCGCTGTGTCCGGGCGTGCCCGTGCTCATCATGACCAGCTTCGCCACGGTGAAGTCCGCCGTGGACGCGATGAAGCTGGGCGCGGTGGACTACATCGCGAAGCCCTTCGACCACGACGAGCTGCTGCTCCAGGTGGAGCGCGTGCTGCGCGAGGGCCGCCTCACCCGGCAGAACGCCGCCCTCAAGCGCGAGGTGGAGCAGACCTGGTATCCGGGCGGCATGGTGGGCAACTCCCCCGCCATGCGCGACGTGTTCGAGCGCGTACGCAAGGTGGCCCCGTCCGCCGCCACCGTGCTGGTGCTCGGTGAGTCCGGCACCGGCAAGGAGCTGGTCGCCCGCGCCGTCCACGCGCAGAGCCCGCGCGCGGAAGGGCCCCTCGTCGCGGTCAACTGCGCCGCCATCCCCGAGGGCCTCCTGGAGAGCGAGCTGTTCGGCCATGAGAAGGGCGCGTTCACCGGCGCGCAGGCCGCGCACGCGGGCCTGGTGGAGGCCGCGCACGGCGGCACGCTCTTCCTGGACGAGATTGGAGAACTGCCCGCGCCCGCGCAGGCGCGCCTGTTGCGCATGCTCCAGGACGGCGAGGTGCGGCGGGTGGGCGCCACGCGCTCGCGCAAGGTGGACGTGCGCATCCTCGCGGCCACGCACCGCGACCTGCCCCGCCGCGTTCAAGAGGGCCTGTTCCGCCAGGACCTCTACTTCCGCCTGCGCGTCGTCGAAATCCGCCTGCCGCCCCTGCGCGAGCGCGGCGAGGACGTGCCCGCGCTGGCGAAGCACCTGCTGGAGCGCGCCAGCCGCCGCATCGGACGCCCACCCGCGTCGCTGTCTCCGGACGCGCTGGCCGCCATCGCCCAGCACCCGTGGCCCGGCAACGTGCGCGAATTGGAGAACGCCATCGAGCGCGCGGTCATCCTCGCGGACGGGCCACTCATCACCGCCGACCTGCTGGCGCTGGAGCCCCCCGGCGGACCGGGCGCGGACAGCGGCCCCCCCGCGCTGGAGGAGACGGACTTCCCGCCCGTCCCGGCCAGTGAGGACCCCCGCTCGCCGGACTCCATGGAGGAGTACTTCCGCCGCTTCGTGCTGGAGCACCAGGACCGCATGGGCGAGACGGAGCTTGCGCGCCGGCTGGGCATCAGCCGCAAGACGCTCTGGGAGAAGCGCCAGCGGCTGGGCATCCCCCGCACCCGCGCCTGA
- the acs gene encoding acetate--CoA ligase, protein MATDTDSLFQPQEAFRRTAHVKSLEEYQRLYRQSLDAPESFWGEQARQLTWFHPPESIREVNEQAADFAWFVGGKLNVTVNCVDRHAKARPDKAALLWAKNTPGEYETITFRDLAHHVNRLANVLKAHGVRKGDRVIIYLPMIPELVYSLLACARIGAVHSVVFAGFSADSLRERVLDSGAKVVITANEGPRGPKSVATKAITDEALDGLSEVTSVLVARRTPRDVPMREGRDHWLDEEVKKHRGVCPAEWMDAEDPLFILYTSGSTGKPKGVLHTTGGYLVYANTTFRYIFDTQPDDVHFCTADVGWVTGHSYLVYGPLSTGTTTVLFESTPTWPDAGRLWQVVDDLKATTLYTAPTALRSLIKEGDGFVTRASRRSLRLLGSVGEPINPEVWRWFHDVVGEGRCPVVDTWWQTETGGILIAPLPGATPCKPGSATLPFFGVEPVLVDEEGKKLTGNGVSGNLCLARSWPGQARTLYGHHSRFVETYYARFLPLYFTGDGCRRDEDGYYWITGRVDDVLNVSGHRLGTAEVESALVAHEAVAEAAVVGFPHDLKGTGVCAFVTVKPDFVRTPDEKMVGSLREQVRHVIGPIATPDRVVLVSGLPKTRSGKILRRMLRKIAGGETENLGDASTLADPAVLEELLAKGLPPDARR, encoded by the coding sequence ATGGCCACCGACACGGATTCGCTCTTCCAGCCCCAGGAAGCCTTCCGCCGCACCGCGCACGTGAAGAGCCTGGAGGAGTATCAGCGCCTCTACCGCCAGAGCCTCGACGCCCCGGAGTCCTTCTGGGGTGAACAGGCGCGGCAGCTCACCTGGTTCCACCCGCCGGAGTCCATCCGCGAGGTGAACGAACAGGCCGCCGACTTCGCCTGGTTCGTGGGCGGAAAGCTCAACGTCACCGTCAACTGCGTGGACCGTCACGCGAAGGCGCGCCCGGACAAGGCCGCCCTCCTCTGGGCGAAGAACACGCCCGGCGAATACGAGACCATCACCTTCCGCGACCTCGCCCACCACGTGAACCGCCTGGCCAACGTGCTCAAGGCGCACGGCGTGCGCAAGGGCGACCGCGTCATCATCTACCTGCCCATGATTCCGGAGCTGGTGTACTCGCTGCTCGCGTGCGCGCGCATCGGCGCGGTGCACTCGGTGGTGTTCGCCGGCTTCTCCGCGGACTCGCTGCGCGAGCGCGTGCTGGACTCGGGCGCGAAGGTGGTCATCACCGCCAATGAAGGCCCGCGCGGCCCCAAGAGCGTGGCGACCAAGGCCATCACCGACGAGGCCCTGGACGGCCTGTCCGAGGTGACTTCCGTGCTCGTCGCGCGCCGCACGCCCAGGGACGTGCCCATGCGCGAGGGACGTGACCACTGGCTGGATGAAGAGGTGAAGAAGCACCGGGGCGTCTGCCCCGCGGAGTGGATGGACGCGGAGGACCCGCTCTTCATCCTCTACACCTCCGGCTCCACCGGGAAGCCCAAGGGCGTGCTGCACACCACGGGCGGCTACCTCGTCTACGCGAACACGACGTTCCGCTACATCTTCGACACGCAGCCGGACGACGTGCACTTCTGCACCGCGGACGTGGGCTGGGTGACGGGCCACTCGTACCTCGTCTATGGCCCGCTCAGCACCGGCACCACCACGGTCCTCTTCGAGTCCACCCCGACGTGGCCCGACGCGGGCCGCCTCTGGCAGGTGGTGGACGACCTGAAGGCCACCACGCTCTACACCGCGCCCACCGCGCTGCGCTCGCTCATCAAGGAGGGCGACGGCTTCGTCACCCGGGCCTCGCGCAGGTCGCTGCGCCTGCTGGGCAGCGTGGGCGAGCCCATCAACCCGGAGGTCTGGCGCTGGTTCCACGACGTGGTGGGCGAGGGCCGCTGCCCCGTGGTGGACACCTGGTGGCAGACGGAGACGGGCGGCATCCTCATCGCCCCGCTGCCGGGCGCGACGCCGTGCAAGCCCGGCAGCGCCACCCTGCCCTTCTTCGGCGTGGAGCCGGTGCTGGTGGACGAGGAGGGCAAGAAGCTCACGGGCAACGGCGTCAGCGGCAACCTGTGCCTCGCGCGCTCATGGCCGGGCCAGGCGCGCACGCTGTACGGCCACCACTCGCGCTTCGTGGAGACGTACTACGCGCGCTTCCTGCCGCTGTACTTCACCGGCGACGGCTGCCGCCGCGACGAGGACGGCTACTACTGGATCACCGGCCGCGTGGACGACGTGCTCAACGTGTCCGGCCACCGCCTGGGCACCGCGGAGGTGGAGAGCGCGCTCGTCGCCCACGAGGCCGTCGCCGAGGCCGCGGTGGTGGGCTTCCCGCATGACCTGAAGGGCACGGGCGTGTGCGCCTTCGTCACGGTGAAGCCGGACTTCGTGCGCACCCCGGACGAGAAGATGGTGGGCAGCTTGCGCGAACAGGTGCGGCACGTGATTGGCCCCATCGCCACGCCGGACCGGGTGGTGCTGGTGTCGGGCCTGCCCAAGACGCGCTCCGGGAAGATCCTCCGCCGGATGCTCCGCAAGATCGCCGGCGGCGAGACGGAGAACCTGGGTGACGCGAGCACGCTCGCGGACCCCGCCGTGCTGGAGGAGCTGCTCGCCAAGGGCCTGCCCCCGGACGCCCGCCGCTGA
- a CDS encoding DUF485 domain-containing protein: MHGNSKDEALKALAAKRWRVAGALTVAMLVAYLGFILLVAFNRPLMGHQFVPGLSVGIVLGALTILFAWVLTGVYMSWANRKYDSALDALRR; this comes from the coding sequence ATGCACGGCAATTCCAAGGACGAGGCGTTGAAGGCGCTCGCCGCGAAGCGCTGGCGGGTGGCCGGCGCGCTGACGGTGGCGATGCTGGTGGCCTACCTGGGCTTCATCCTGCTGGTGGCCTTCAACCGGCCGCTGATGGGGCACCAGTTCGTGCCGGGGCTGTCCGTCGGCATCGTGCTGGGGGCGCTCACCATCCTCTTCGCCTGGGTGCTGACGGGTGTCTACATGAGCTGGGCCAACCGCAAATACGACAGCGCCCTCGACGCGCTGCGCCGCTGA
- a CDS encoding sodium/solute symporter (Members of the Solute:Sodium Symporter (SSS), TC 2.A.21 as described in tcdb.org, catalyze solute:Na+ symport. Known solutes for members of the family include sugars, amino acids, nucleosides, inositols, vitamins, urea or anions, depending on the system.), protein MNPTTPGTRIGQPNTTAIVFFLLFVSITLAITYWAARKTKTTSEFFAAGGGISAGQNGFALAGDFMSAASFLGIAGLVATSGFDGLIYSVGWLVGWPVVTFLIAEPLRNLGKYTFADVVAYRLKQTPVRLSAAVGTLTVVVFYLIAQMVGAGNLIRLLFGLSYETAVVIVGAVMILYVLFGGMIATTWVQIVKAVLLLGGATALAVAVLWQFGFSPSALFSEAVNRYGPEALAPGKLVSNPLETVSLGLALMFGTAGLPHILMRFYTVPNAKAARTSVFYATGLIGFFYLVTFILGFGASVLVGRQAIVGVDKGGNMAAPMLAEALGGTGFLGFISAVSFATILAVVAGLTLSGAAALSHDLWSSVVRKGHAPEAEQLKVARLASLALGILAIILGVIFKNQNVAFMVGLAFAIAASANFPALLLSMLWKGFTTRGAVASMLTGSISAVVLIVLSPTVQVELLGNASALFPLKNPGLVTIPLSFVVGWVVSLLAPEAEAAARFAEVEHRMHVGAGVAPPVTVPAGVAGAVPPGVPEAPQEV, encoded by the coding sequence ATGAATCCCACGACCCCGGGCACGCGGATTGGCCAGCCCAACACCACGGCCATCGTCTTCTTCCTCCTCTTCGTCAGCATCACGCTGGCCATCACGTACTGGGCCGCGCGCAAGACGAAGACGACGTCCGAGTTCTTCGCCGCGGGCGGCGGCATCAGCGCCGGACAGAACGGCTTCGCGCTGGCGGGCGACTTCATGAGCGCCGCCAGCTTCCTGGGCATCGCGGGGCTCGTCGCCACGTCCGGCTTCGACGGGCTCATCTACTCCGTGGGCTGGCTGGTGGGCTGGCCGGTGGTGACCTTCCTCATCGCGGAGCCCCTGCGCAACCTGGGCAAGTACACCTTCGCGGACGTGGTGGCCTACCGCCTGAAGCAGACCCCGGTGCGGCTGTCCGCCGCGGTGGGCACGCTCACCGTCGTCGTCTTCTACCTGATTGCCCAGATGGTGGGCGCGGGCAACCTCATCCGCCTGCTCTTCGGCCTCTCGTATGAGACGGCCGTGGTCATCGTGGGCGCGGTGATGATCCTCTACGTGCTCTTCGGCGGGATGATCGCCACCACGTGGGTGCAGATCGTCAAGGCGGTGCTGCTGCTGGGCGGCGCGACGGCGCTGGCGGTGGCGGTGCTGTGGCAGTTCGGGTTCAGCCCCTCCGCCCTCTTCAGCGAGGCGGTGAACCGCTATGGGCCGGAGGCGCTGGCGCCGGGCAAGCTGGTGTCCAACCCGCTGGAGACCGTCTCCCTGGGCCTGGCGCTGATGTTCGGCACGGCGGGCCTGCCGCACATCCTGATGCGCTTCTACACGGTGCCCAACGCGAAGGCGGCGCGCACCAGCGTGTTCTACGCCACGGGCCTCATCGGCTTCTTCTACCTGGTGACGTTCATCCTCGGCTTCGGCGCGTCCGTGCTGGTGGGCCGCCAGGCCATCGTGGGCGTGGACAAGGGCGGCAACATGGCGGCGCCCATGCTGGCGGAGGCCCTGGGCGGCACGGGCTTCCTGGGCTTCATCTCCGCGGTGTCCTTCGCCACCATCCTCGCGGTGGTGGCGGGCCTGACGCTGTCAGGCGCGGCGGCGCTGTCCCACGACCTGTGGTCCAGCGTGGTGCGCAAGGGCCACGCGCCAGAAGCCGAGCAGCTCAAGGTGGCGCGCCTCGCCAGCCTCGCGCTGGGCATCCTGGCCATCATCCTGGGCGTCATCTTCAAGAACCAGAACGTGGCCTTCATGGTGGGCCTGGCGTTCGCCATCGCGGCGAGCGCGAACTTCCCCGCGCTGCTCCTCTCCATGTTGTGGAAGGGCTTCACCACCAGGGGCGCGGTGGCGAGCATGCTCACCGGGTCCATCAGCGCGGTGGTGCTCATCGTCCTGTCGCCCACGGTGCAGGTGGAACTGCTGGGCAACGCGTCAGCGCTCTTCCCGCTGAAGAACCCAGGGCTCGTCACCATCCCGCTGTCCTTCGTGGTGGGCTGGGTGGTGTCGCTGCTGGCGCCGGAGGCGGAAGCCGCGGCGCGGTTCGCGGAGGTGGAGCACCGCATGCACGTGGGCGCGGGGGTGGCGCCCCCGGTGACGGTCCCCGCGGGCGTCGCGGGCGCGGTGCCCCCGGGCGTTCCAGAGGCTCCGCAAGAGGTTTGA
- a CDS encoding alpha/beta fold hydrolase: MRTSKDLPKRAVSSVLGLGLSLAALPAVADEAPTPQAVMREARRGVLKDGIEKAGAVRIGGIDQWISVRGRHKDNPLLLFLHGGPGYTALPTAYFYQGEWEEYFTVAHWDQRGAGKTYALTPVDKVKPTLTVDRMVADAEEVVAYLRKTYGKKRIVLVGHSWGTVLGVRLVQKHPDWFDVYVGIGQGVDVPKNEVLGYEATLQAARADGNKQAIADLESMAPFPDPKDPARTLANLHKERRWLSYYEGHGWRAPDWHGAEVWRYSPDVTDKDMDARDEGLDLSLAAFWEPITQLNLTKENRFAVPVVFFHGRHDRTTSAQLLDSWFTTVQAPSKKLVWFEDSSHMVFQEEPGKVLVHLVTDVLPLTRGK, translated from the coding sequence ATGCGAACCTCCAAGGACCTTCCGAAGCGCGCCGTCTCTTCTGTCCTGGGGCTGGGCCTGTCGCTGGCGGCCCTCCCTGCCGTGGCGGACGAAGCACCCACGCCCCAGGCGGTGATGCGCGAGGCCCGCCGCGGCGTGCTCAAGGACGGCATCGAGAAGGCCGGAGCCGTGCGCATTGGCGGCATCGACCAGTGGATTTCCGTGCGCGGGCGCCACAAGGACAACCCGCTGCTGCTCTTCCTGCATGGCGGGCCGGGCTACACCGCGCTGCCCACCGCGTACTTCTACCAGGGGGAGTGGGAGGAGTACTTCACCGTCGCGCACTGGGATCAGCGCGGCGCGGGCAAGACCTATGCCCTCACCCCCGTGGACAAGGTGAAGCCCACCTTGACCGTGGACCGCATGGTGGCGGACGCGGAGGAGGTGGTCGCGTACCTGCGCAAGACGTACGGCAAGAAGCGCATCGTGCTCGTGGGCCACAGCTGGGGCACGGTGCTGGGCGTGCGGCTCGTGCAGAAGCACCCGGACTGGTTCGACGTCTACGTGGGCATTGGCCAGGGGGTGGACGTGCCGAAGAACGAGGTCCTGGGCTACGAGGCCACGCTCCAGGCCGCTCGCGCGGACGGCAACAAGCAGGCCATCGCGGACCTGGAGTCCATGGCCCCGTTCCCGGACCCGAAGGACCCCGCGCGCACGCTGGCCAACCTGCACAAGGAGCGCCGCTGGCTCTCGTACTACGAGGGCCACGGCTGGCGCGCGCCGGACTGGCACGGCGCCGAGGTCTGGCGCTACAGCCCCGACGTCACCGACAAGGACATGGACGCGCGCGACGAGGGCCTGGACCTGAGCCTCGCGGCCTTCTGGGAACCCATCACCCAGCTGAACCTCACGAAGGAGAACCGCTTCGCCGTGCCCGTCGTCTTCTTCCACGGCCGGCACGACCGCACCACGTCCGCGCAGCTGTTGGACTCCTGGTTCACCACCGTCCAGGCGCCGTCGAAGAAGCTCGTCTGGTTCGAGGACTCCTCGCACATGGTGTTCCAGGAGGAGCCCGGCAAGGTGCTCGTGCACCTGGTGACCGACGTGCTCCCGCTCACGCGCGGGAAGTGA